The sequence below is a genomic window from Gadus morhua chromosome 12, gadMor3.0, whole genome shotgun sequence.
CCAGGAGATAACTTGCATTATTCATTACTCAAAAGCTGTATACATTCAATAACATGTGTCATTGGCCTTTATCTGCACTATACGTTCAACTACAGGTTTTATAGAGCTTTTAGTTACGATCGCCATGTCTAATACAATTTGTTAACAATTGTATGAATTAAACCTTTGTTTCCCAGTATCTATAACGTCTATGTAGGTCTTCATGAGTTCAAGAATGATCAAACTCCGAAGGCCATTCAAGTGTGTCAAGCAATTCCACATGAGGACTACAATGAAAAACCAATGTTGAACGACTTAATGCTACTGCAGGTAAGCATATTGCATGTCCCCTATGTTAGGTTGGTCATGAATCCACCTTCATGTTAAAGAAATTATACATTATAGTGCCAATGCATTCTTGTTTTCACACTAAcaagtacaccccccccccccccccccctttcttctGAAGTTAAGTGAGAAGGTAAACATCACAGAGCATGTCAGACCGATTAATTTAGCAAGCCGAGTTGATCATCTGCCTCAACGCTGTATGGTCTCGGGCTGGGGATATAGCGAAGAGAATCCGAACGACATGGCCAGCGAGCTGAGGGAAGTTAATGTTACCCTTGTGAAACATACACTCCCGGCTGATCGCCATGTTTACTCCACCCTTGGAGAAAGCGGACCTTCCAATGTAAGTGACAATATAATTATTCACATAATTTGTATTCATATCTGGCTACTGTTACACGAGTCAAAAGTAGACCCAAAAGCAAATAGCTATGTACAATTATATTTTAGTGTTTCTTCAGAATCTGTTGGAGCAGTATGCAGTAACCTCTTTATGTGTGATTACAGGGAGACTCTGGCGGTCCACTTGTTTGTGAAGGTGAAGTGGCGTACGGTGTTGTGTCAGGCGGCACACAGAAATTCAAACTGTACACTAAAATCCCAGACTATCTTGGTTGGATTTTAGGCCACATGATGAAAAAGTGACACAAGAATGTCATCGTTAATTTGTCGTGCTTTGTGAACCATGTTGATGAATAAATCGCTGTTCCACACACCTGTCCTGATTCTCTCACCTCATGGAATGGGACACGTTGTGGGAGAAAATTAAAAGGAACTAAAACGTAGCAGAATAGCATAcattctttgtttttgtgtgtgtgtgacgtttaAATGTTTGTGTACTTTTTCTAATGCATCTAAACCTGGTTGAAACGAAGTCATCCCTGTTTAAAACTTGAATAACTTTACATTCTTGATCCACTGAATGATAAATTGTTTAATTCATATTCAGTAATACACAGGATCAGATGTTATAATCCCTTGTGCCAAAATCCAAGGAAAACACATATTCAGAAGCCCCTGTCCAAACCAACCTTGTAAGCACGCTGGCTACTGAGCtaccaaccaaaaaaaaaaaagacgagaCAACTAGCCCAACTAACAGCAGTAAATACAGCAGTAAGCAGTAAGCAGAATATCATTGGGGTTATCAAGTGGGCACCCTCTTTCACAGATGTTTCGTTTAAGTTAGGCCCACGACACCTCTTGAAGGCTTAACAATGAAACCAGCGTCCTGGATTCACCCCCCTCAATGCTGCCACCACATTGCCACATTTAATGCATCTAAACATTCTTTCCTGCATCGTACCCCTagccctacccctaaccctgaccactcAAACACGTTGGCATATGAGCTCACGTTAGCACAGCTGGCTTACCTCAGCTTGCACCCCAggaagtatgttttctcctTACCCACAGCCATTCACTTGCTCGTTCTGCTGCCACGGACATGTTACTAACCGCCTGCCTCAGACTTCGTCCACAAATACCCAGTTCAGTCAGCAAGCTAATAGCAGATCTAGCCACAAACCCCCGTGCACCGATTTCAATAGGCCTTAGTCGCGAACTCCAGCCTCTCTGTGCTGCCTCTTCAGCCATCTCAGCATACTTCGCTTTCTTAAGCTCATTA
It includes:
- the LOC115555209 gene encoding mast cell protease 1A-like isoform X1, whose amino-acid sequence is MALHNTWVVLMLVLSLRGQVQTGKIIGGRKAVPHSRPYLVLLEIKTWQGTTRYCDGFLISDQFVVTAAHCQARIYNVYVGLHEFKNDQTPKAIQVCQAIPHEDYNEKPMLNDLMLLQLSEKVNITEHVRPINLASRVDHLPQRCMVSGWGYSEENPNDMASELREVNVTLVKHTLPADRHVYSTLGESGPSNGDSGGPLVCEGEVAYGVVSGGTQKFKLYTKIPDYLGWILGHMMKK